The following proteins are encoded in a genomic region of Grus americana isolate bGruAme1 chromosome 35, bGruAme1.mat, whole genome shotgun sequence:
- the LOC129198723 gene encoding RNA-binding protein 4B isoform X4, with translation MVKLFIGNLPREATEQEIRSLFEQYGKVLECDIIKNYGFVHIEDKTAAEDAIRNLHHHKLHGVCINVEASKNKSKASTKLHVGNISPACTNLELRAKFEEYGPVIECDIVKDYAFVHMERAEDAVEAIRGLDNTEFQGGSRRRSPNSCADGRRAWCCQARAAGPARAA, from the exons ATGGTGAAGCTGTTCATCGGGAACCTGCCGCGGGAGGCGACGGAGCAGGAGATCCGCTCCCTGTTCGAGCAGTACGGGAAGGTGCTGGAGTGCGACATCATCAAGAACTACGGCTTCGTTCACATCGAGGACAAGACGGCGGCCGAGGACGCCATCCGTAACCTGCACCACCACAAACTGCACGGCGTCTGCATCAACGTGGAGGCCAGCAAGAACAAGAGCAAGGCCTCCACCAAACTGCACGTCGGCAACATCAGCCCCGCCTGCACCAACCTGGAGCTGCGGGCCAAGTTCGAGGAGTACGGCCCCGTCATCGAGTGCGACATCGTCAAGGATTACGCCTTCGTTCACATGGAGCGGGCGGAGGACGCGGTGGAAGCCATCCGCGGGCTGGACAACACCGAGTTTCAAG GAGGATCCCGACGGCGAAGTCCCAACTCTTGTGCCGACGGCCGCCGCGCCTGGTGCTGCCAGGCCAGAGCAGCGGGTCCAGCCCGCGCGGCGTGA
- the LOC129198723 gene encoding RNA-binding protein 4B isoform X2: MVKLFIGNLPREATEQEIRSLFEQYGKVLECDIIKNYGFVHIEDKTAAEDAIRNLHHHKLHGVCINVEASKNKSKASTKLHVGNISPACTNLELRAKFEEYGPVIECDIVKDYAFVHMERAEDAVEAIRGLDNTEFQGKIFAAGRRVPVAHRIGTARLGLRRASKRSRVQLTSRFLTDAQLLPSLVRNSSPPLSFPFSLVRICFSGSLGAPAPLPSWSRLRS, from the exons ATGGTGAAGCTGTTCATCGGGAACCTGCCGCGGGAGGCGACGGAGCAGGAGATCCGCTCCCTGTTCGAGCAGTACGGGAAGGTGCTGGAGTGCGACATCATCAAGAACTACGGCTTCGTTCACATCGAGGACAAGACGGCGGCCGAGGACGCCATCCGTAACCTGCACCACCACAAACTGCACGGCGTCTGCATCAACGTGGAGGCCAGCAAGAACAAGAGCAAGGCCTCCACCAAACTGCACGTCGGCAACATCAGCCCCGCCTGCACCAACCTGGAGCTGCGGGCCAAGTTCGAGGAGTACGGCCCCGTCATCGAGTGCGACATCGTCAAGGATTACGCCTTCGTTCACATGGAGCGGGCGGAGGACGCGGTGGAAGCCATCCGCGGGCTGGACAACACCGAGTTTCAAG gtaAGATATTTGCGGCTGGACGTCGGGTTCCCGTCGCACACCGAATCGGCACCGCGCGTCTCGGGCTGCGCCGGGCTTCAAAGCGCAGCCGGGTTCAGCTAACGAGTCGGTTCCTAACGGACGCTCAGCTTCTTCCCAGCCTGGTCAGGAATAGCTCCCCGCCCCTCAGCTTTCCCTTCTCACTTGTcaggatttgcttttcaggtAGTTTGGGggcccccgcccccctccctaGCTGGTCTAGGCTCAGGTCGTGA
- the LOC129198723 gene encoding RNA-binding protein 4B isoform X3 — protein sequence MVKLFIGNLPREATEQEIRSLFEQYGKVLECDIIKNYGFVHIEDKTAAEDAIRNLHHHKLHGVCINVEASKNKSKASTKLHVGNISPACTNLELRAKFEEYGPVIECDIVKDYAFVHMERAEDAVEAIRGLDNTEFQARPPRRRIPTAKSQLLCRRPPRLVLPGQSSGSSPRGVKPGCLPPL from the exons ATGGTGAAGCTGTTCATCGGGAACCTGCCGCGGGAGGCGACGGAGCAGGAGATCCGCTCCCTGTTCGAGCAGTACGGGAAGGTGCTGGAGTGCGACATCATCAAGAACTACGGCTTCGTTCACATCGAGGACAAGACGGCGGCCGAGGACGCCATCCGTAACCTGCACCACCACAAACTGCACGGCGTCTGCATCAACGTGGAGGCCAGCAAGAACAAGAGCAAGGCCTCCACCAAACTGCACGTCGGCAACATCAGCCCCGCCTGCACCAACCTGGAGCTGCGGGCCAAGTTCGAGGAGTACGGCCCCGTCATCGAGTGCGACATCGTCAAGGATTACGCCTTCGTTCACATGGAGCGGGCGGAGGACGCGGTGGAAGCCATCCGCGGGCTGGACAACACCGAGTTTCAAG CACGGCCGCCCCGCAGGAGGATCCCGACGGCGAAGTCCCAACTCTTGTGCCGACGGCCGCCGCGCCTGGTGCTGCCAGGCCAGAGCAGCGGGTCCAGCCCGCGCGGCGTGAAGCCAGGCTGCCTCCCGCCCTTGTAG
- the LOC129198723 gene encoding RNA-binding protein 4B isoform X5, translating to MVKLFIGNLPREATEQEIRSLFEQYGKVLECDIIKNYGFVHIEDKTAAEDAIRNLHHHKLHGVCINVEASKNKSKASTKLHVGNISPACTNLELRAKFEEYGPVIECDIVKDYAFVHMERAEDAVEAIRGLDNTEFQGWARW from the exons ATGGTGAAGCTGTTCATCGGGAACCTGCCGCGGGAGGCGACGGAGCAGGAGATCCGCTCCCTGTTCGAGCAGTACGGGAAGGTGCTGGAGTGCGACATCATCAAGAACTACGGCTTCGTTCACATCGAGGACAAGACGGCGGCCGAGGACGCCATCCGTAACCTGCACCACCACAAACTGCACGGCGTCTGCATCAACGTGGAGGCCAGCAAGAACAAGAGCAAGGCCTCCACCAAACTGCACGTCGGCAACATCAGCCCCGCCTGCACCAACCTGGAGCTGCGGGCCAAGTTCGAGGAGTACGGCCCCGTCATCGAGTGCGACATCGTCAAGGATTACGCCTTCGTTCACATGGAGCGGGCGGAGGACGCGGTGGAAGCCATCCGCGGGCTGGACAACACCGAGTTTCAAG GTTGGGCGAGATGGTGA
- the LOC129198723 gene encoding RNA-binding protein 4 isoform X1, giving the protein MVKLFIGNLPREATEQEIRSLFEQYGKVLECDIIKNYGFVHIEDKTAAEDAIRNLHHHKLHGVCINVEASKNKSKASTKLHVGNISPACTNLELRAKFEEYGPVIECDIVKDYAFVHMERAEDAVEAIRGLDNTEFQGKRMRVQLSTSRLRTAPGMGDKSGCYRCGKEGHWSKECPVDRPGQVADFAEAYNEQYGAVRTPYTAGYGETVYYDEAYGGMADYYKRYRVRSYATASAYDAYAEQTMAQYSQYAQYSQVQSSAMAATTAMASRIPTALDAYDRALLPTPGAAAAVAAAATAAAAAASSTYYTRDRSPLRRTAAAATTVGEAYTYERGQLSPVSSVARASLYDMQRFGRDPYADRARYSAF; this is encoded by the exons ATGGTGAAGCTGTTCATCGGGAACCTGCCGCGGGAGGCGACGGAGCAGGAGATCCGCTCCCTGTTCGAGCAGTACGGGAAGGTGCTGGAGTGCGACATCATCAAGAACTACGGCTTCGTTCACATCGAGGACAAGACGGCGGCCGAGGACGCCATCCGTAACCTGCACCACCACAAACTGCACGGCGTCTGCATCAACGTGGAGGCCAGCAAGAACAAGAGCAAGGCCTCCACCAAACTGCACGTCGGCAACATCAGCCCCGCCTGCACCAACCTGGAGCTGCGGGCCAAGTTCGAGGAGTACGGCCCCGTCATCGAGTGCGACATCGTCAAGGATTACGCCTTCGTTCACATGGAGCGGGCGGAGGACGCGGTGGAAGCCATCCGCGGGCTGGACAACACCGAGTTTCAAG GCAAGCGGATGCGCGTGCAGTTGTCCACCAGCCGGCTCCGGACGGCGCCCGGGATGGGAGACAAGAGCGGCTGCTACCGCTGCGGGAAGGAAGGGCACTGGTCTAAAGAGTGCCCGGTAGATCGCCCGGGGCAAGTGGCGGACTTTGCCGAGGCCTATAACGAGCAGTACGGAGCCGTGCGCACTCCCTACACCGCGGGCTATGGGGAGACCGTGTATTACGATGAGGCGTACGGCGGGATGGCCGACTACTACAAGCGCTACCGCGTCCGCTCCTACGCCACGGCCTCTGCGTACGACGCCTACGCGGAGCAGACCATGGCCCAGTACTCCCAGTACGCCCAGTACTCCCAGGTCCAGTCCTCGGCCATGGCCGCCACCACAGCCATGGCCAGTCGCATCCCCACCGCCCTAGACGCGTACGATAGAGCTCTGCTGCCGACCCCGGGCGCGGCGGCCGccgtcgccgccgccgccaccgccgccgcggCGGCCGCCTCCTCCACCTATTACACCCGGGATAGAAGCCCCCTGCGCCGCACGGCCGCCGCGGCCACCACCGTCGGAGAGGCGTACACGTATGAGCGTGGGCAGCTGTCGCCGGTCTCCTCGGTGGCCCGGGCCTCCCTCTACGACATGCAGCGGTTCGGGCGGGACCCGTACGCGGACCGGGCGCGGTACTCTGCCTTTTGA
- the RBM14 gene encoding RNA-binding protein 14 isoform X2 — MRPGIKLFVGNVPEEATAEELSELFAGAAGPVLGIALMKQFAFVHLRDEAAAARAITQLNGHQLHGRRIVVEPSRPRPTNTCKIFVGNVSAACTSGELRSLFQQYGTVVECDVVKDYAFVHMENEADAKVAIENLNGKEVKGRRVNVELSTNVQKKGAGQALPPALGLDKNKRIGLEYREKFQPKIEGFDQQRRAADAAFPSAAAAGYATPSSLYDYQQRFGTGSAGKYEAFEAQARPASPSYFGRDRSPLRRSPTRAGYAAVTLPMTAQPAAYRAQPSASLGATYRAQPSASLGMAYRPQPTTGQAASYRAQPSASLGSAYRSQPSVSLGASGAQPAANSLGSYGAQATASYGAQPAASQLSGYGVQSAALASSYGAQAASGYSASYGAQAATAYGAQAAAGPAASYGAQAVATHVASYGAQPAAASHAASYGAQPVDGHAASYGAQPGAALSASYGAQAMATHATSYGAQAVAGHAAAAYQPVAGHSASYGTQPAAALSASYGAQPATGHSASYGAQPAANLPTSYGSQSAAALSATYGAQAASSLAASYGSQAAAAASYKAQASASLTAAYRAQASGSMAVSYPAQQASSASLAAAYRAQPGSAYDGPSQLGQQAASYLGLSQAAAAAAIAPPYERTRLSPPRSAAYDDPYKKSSTLAKRAGAGGRAPTGPRTVPEPTPVMEEPAAQTPVGIPARSSWAAGRAAGRAAGSTGKSRRLRAGVGI; from the exons ATGCGTCCCGGCATAAAGCTCTTCGTGGGCAATGTCCCCGAGGAAGCGACGGCGGAGGAGCTGAGCGAGCTGTTCGccggcgccgccgggcccgTGCTCGGTATCGCCCTCATGAAACAGTTCGCTTTCGTACACCTCCGGGatgaggcggcggcggcccgcgCCATCACCCAGCTCAACGGCCACCAGCTGCACGGTCGCCGCATCGTGGTCGAGCCCTCCCGGCCTCGGCCCACCAACACCTGCAAGATCTTCGTCGGTAACGTCTCGGCCGCCTGCACCAGCGGCGAGCTGCGCTCGCTCTTCCAGCAGTACGGCACCGTCGTCGAATGCGACGTGGTGAAAG ACTATGCATTTGTTCACATGGAGAACGAAGCAGATGCAAAGGTTGCCATCGAAAACCTTAACGGGAAGGAGGTGAAGGGGCGCAGAGTGAACGTGGAGCTCTCCACCAACGTCCAGAAGAAGGGCGCGGGCCAGGCCCTGCCGCCCGCCCTCGGCCTCGACAAGAACAAGAGGATCGGCCTGGAGTACCGCGAGAAGTTCCAGCCCAAGATCGAGGGCTTCGACCAGCAGCGCCGGGCGGCGGATGCCGCCTTCCCCTCGGCCGCCGCTGCCGGCTACgccaccccctcctccctgtACGATTACCAGCAGCGCTTCGGCACCGGCAGCGCCGGCAAGTACGAGGCCTTTGAGGCGCAGGCCAGGCCGGCCTCTCCCTCCTACTTTGGGAGGGACCGCAGCCCCCTCCGGCGCTCCCCGACCCGGGCCGGCTACGCAGCGGTGACGCTCCCCATGACGGCGCAGCCGGCCGCTTACCGCGCCCAGCCCTCCGCCTCGCTGGGGGCAACCTACCGCGCCCAGCCCTCCGCCTCCCTCGGCATGGCCTACCGCCCGCAGCCCACCACCGGCCAGGCCGCTTCCTACCGCGCCCAGCCTTCCGCCTCGCTGGGCAGCGCCTACCGCTCCCAGCCCTCCGTCTCCCTCGGCGCCTCCGGCGCCCAGCCCGCCGCCAACTCCCTCGGTTCCTACGGTGCCCAGGCCACCGCCTCCTATGGCGCGCAGCCTGCCGCCTCCCAGCTCTCCGGTTACGGCGTCCAGTCCGCCGCCCTGGCCTCCTCGTACGGGGCGCAGGCCGCCTCCGGCTACTCCGCCTCCTACGGCGCCCAGGCCGCCACCGCTTACGGCGCCCAGgctgccgccggccccgccgcctctTACGGCGCCCAGGCCGTGGCCACGCACGTGGCCTCCTACGGCGCAcagcccgccgccgccagccaCGCCGCCTCCTACGGCGCCCAGCCCGTAGACGGTCACGCCGCCTCCTACGGGGCCCAGCCCGGTGCCGCGCTCTCGGCCTCCTATGGTGCCCAGGCCATGGCCACGCACGCCACCTCCTACGGTGCCCAGGCGGTGGCCGGTCATGCTGCCGCCGCCTACCAGCCCGTGGCTGGTCATTCCGCCTCCTACGGCACCCAGCCGGCGGCCGCGCTCTCCGCCTCCTACGGCGCCCAGCCCGCCACCGGCCACTCCGCCTCCTACGGCGCCCAGCCCGCCGCCAACCTGCCCACCTCCTACGGCAGCCAGTCCGCCGCCGCGCTCTCCGCCACCTACGGCGCCCAGGCGGCCTCCTCGCTGGCCGCCTCCTATGGCAGCcaggccgccgccgccgcctcctaCAAGGCGCAGGCCTCTGCCTCGCTGACAGCCGCTTACCGGGCCCAGGCCTCCGGCTCGATGGCGGTGTCCTACCCGGCGCAGCAGGCCTCCTCCGCGTCGCTGGCGGCCGCCTACCGAGCCCAGCCGGGCAGCGCCTACGACGGGCCGAgccagctggggcagcaggCGGCTTCCTACCTGGGCCTGTCGcaggccgctgccgccgccgccatcgcACCGCCCTACGAGCGCACCCGCCTCTCCCCGCCTCGCAGTGCCGCCTACGACGACCCGTACAAAAAATCATCCACTCTGGCAAAAAG GGCAGGCGCCGGGGGACGCGCACCCACAGGTCCCAGGACCGTCCCCGAGCCCACCCCGGTGATGGAGGAGCCCGCGG CACAGACCCCCGTGGGGATCCCAGCCAGGAGCTCTTGGGCCGCAGGCAGGGCCGCAGGCAGGGCCGCAGGCAGCACCGGTAAGTCCAGGAGGTTACGAGCTGGGGTGGGAATCTGA
- the RBM14 gene encoding RNA-binding protein 14 isoform X3, which yields MRPGIKLFVGNVPEEATAEELSELFAGAAGPVLGIALMKQFAFVHLRDEAAAARAITQLNGHQLHGRRIVVEPSRPRPTNTCKIFVGNVSAACTSGELRSLFQQYGTVVECDVVKGQAPGDAHPQVPGPSPSPPR from the exons ATGCGTCCCGGCATAAAGCTCTTCGTGGGCAATGTCCCCGAGGAAGCGACGGCGGAGGAGCTGAGCGAGCTGTTCGccggcgccgccgggcccgTGCTCGGTATCGCCCTCATGAAACAGTTCGCTTTCGTACACCTCCGGGatgaggcggcggcggcccgcgCCATCACCCAGCTCAACGGCCACCAGCTGCACGGTCGCCGCATCGTGGTCGAGCCCTCCCGGCCTCGGCCCACCAACACCTGCAAGATCTTCGTCGGTAACGTCTCGGCCGCCTGCACCAGCGGCGAGCTGCGCTCGCTCTTCCAGCAGTACGGCACCGTCGTCGAATGCGACGTGGTGAAAG GGCAGGCGCCGGGGGACGCGCACCCACAGGTCCCAGGACCGTCCCCGAGCCCACCCCGGTGA
- the RBM14 gene encoding RNA-binding protein 14 isoform X1 has product MRPGIKLFVGNVPEEATAEELSELFAGAAGPVLGIALMKQFAFVHLRDEAAAARAITQLNGHQLHGRRIVVEPSRPRPTNTCKIFVGNVSAACTSGELRSLFQQYGTVVECDVVKDYAFVHMENEADAKVAIENLNGKEVKGRRVNVELSTNVQKKGAGQALPPALGLDKNKRIGLEYREKFQPKIEGFDQQRRAADAAFPSAAAAGYATPSSLYDYQQRFGTGSAGKYEAFEAQARPASPSYFGRDRSPLRRSPTRAGYAAVTLPMTAQPAAYRAQPSASLGATYRAQPSASLGMAYRPQPTTGQAASYRAQPSASLGSAYRSQPSVSLGASGAQPAANSLGSYGAQATASYGAQPAASQLSGYGVQSAALASSYGAQAASGYSASYGAQAATAYGAQAAAGPAASYGAQAVATHVASYGAQPAAASHAASYGAQPVDGHAASYGAQPGAALSASYGAQAMATHATSYGAQAVAGHAAAAYQPVAGHSASYGTQPAAALSASYGAQPATGHSASYGAQPAANLPTSYGSQSAAALSATYGAQAASSLAASYGSQAAAAASYKAQASASLTAAYRAQASGSMAVSYPAQQASSASLAAAYRAQPGSAYDGPSQLGQQAASYLGLSQAAAAAAIAPPYERTRLSPPRSAAYDDPYKKSSTLAKRYGSERRLSDLSDYRRLADSPLAYRRSPTKSPMDYRRLPEAHADYARYSGGYGDYLPAARVHSGYQRRL; this is encoded by the exons ATGCGTCCCGGCATAAAGCTCTTCGTGGGCAATGTCCCCGAGGAAGCGACGGCGGAGGAGCTGAGCGAGCTGTTCGccggcgccgccgggcccgTGCTCGGTATCGCCCTCATGAAACAGTTCGCTTTCGTACACCTCCGGGatgaggcggcggcggcccgcgCCATCACCCAGCTCAACGGCCACCAGCTGCACGGTCGCCGCATCGTGGTCGAGCCCTCCCGGCCTCGGCCCACCAACACCTGCAAGATCTTCGTCGGTAACGTCTCGGCCGCCTGCACCAGCGGCGAGCTGCGCTCGCTCTTCCAGCAGTACGGCACCGTCGTCGAATGCGACGTGGTGAAAG ACTATGCATTTGTTCACATGGAGAACGAAGCAGATGCAAAGGTTGCCATCGAAAACCTTAACGGGAAGGAGGTGAAGGGGCGCAGAGTGAACGTGGAGCTCTCCACCAACGTCCAGAAGAAGGGCGCGGGCCAGGCCCTGCCGCCCGCCCTCGGCCTCGACAAGAACAAGAGGATCGGCCTGGAGTACCGCGAGAAGTTCCAGCCCAAGATCGAGGGCTTCGACCAGCAGCGCCGGGCGGCGGATGCCGCCTTCCCCTCGGCCGCCGCTGCCGGCTACgccaccccctcctccctgtACGATTACCAGCAGCGCTTCGGCACCGGCAGCGCCGGCAAGTACGAGGCCTTTGAGGCGCAGGCCAGGCCGGCCTCTCCCTCCTACTTTGGGAGGGACCGCAGCCCCCTCCGGCGCTCCCCGACCCGGGCCGGCTACGCAGCGGTGACGCTCCCCATGACGGCGCAGCCGGCCGCTTACCGCGCCCAGCCCTCCGCCTCGCTGGGGGCAACCTACCGCGCCCAGCCCTCCGCCTCCCTCGGCATGGCCTACCGCCCGCAGCCCACCACCGGCCAGGCCGCTTCCTACCGCGCCCAGCCTTCCGCCTCGCTGGGCAGCGCCTACCGCTCCCAGCCCTCCGTCTCCCTCGGCGCCTCCGGCGCCCAGCCCGCCGCCAACTCCCTCGGTTCCTACGGTGCCCAGGCCACCGCCTCCTATGGCGCGCAGCCTGCCGCCTCCCAGCTCTCCGGTTACGGCGTCCAGTCCGCCGCCCTGGCCTCCTCGTACGGGGCGCAGGCCGCCTCCGGCTACTCCGCCTCCTACGGCGCCCAGGCCGCCACCGCTTACGGCGCCCAGgctgccgccggccccgccgcctctTACGGCGCCCAGGCCGTGGCCACGCACGTGGCCTCCTACGGCGCAcagcccgccgccgccagccaCGCCGCCTCCTACGGCGCCCAGCCCGTAGACGGTCACGCCGCCTCCTACGGGGCCCAGCCCGGTGCCGCGCTCTCGGCCTCCTATGGTGCCCAGGCCATGGCCACGCACGCCACCTCCTACGGTGCCCAGGCGGTGGCCGGTCATGCTGCCGCCGCCTACCAGCCCGTGGCTGGTCATTCCGCCTCCTACGGCACCCAGCCGGCGGCCGCGCTCTCCGCCTCCTACGGCGCCCAGCCCGCCACCGGCCACTCCGCCTCCTACGGCGCCCAGCCCGCCGCCAACCTGCCCACCTCCTACGGCAGCCAGTCCGCCGCCGCGCTCTCCGCCACCTACGGCGCCCAGGCGGCCTCCTCGCTGGCCGCCTCCTATGGCAGCcaggccgccgccgccgcctcctaCAAGGCGCAGGCCTCTGCCTCGCTGACAGCCGCTTACCGGGCCCAGGCCTCCGGCTCGATGGCGGTGTCCTACCCGGCGCAGCAGGCCTCCTCCGCGTCGCTGGCGGCCGCCTACCGAGCCCAGCCGGGCAGCGCCTACGACGGGCCGAgccagctggggcagcaggCGGCTTCCTACCTGGGCCTGTCGcaggccgctgccgccgccgccatcgcACCGCCCTACGAGCGCACCCGCCTCTCCCCGCCTCGCAGTGCCGCCTACGACGACCCGTACAAAAAATCATCCACTCTGGCAAAAAG GTACGGTTCCGAGCGCCGTCTGTCTGACCTCTCAGATTACCGCCGCTTAGCGGACTCGCCGCTCGCGTACCGCCGGTCGCCGACAAAGTCCCCGATGGATTACCGCCGCCTTCCAGAAGCACACGCCGATTACGCCCGTTACTCGGGCGGCTACGGCGATTACCTGCCCGCCGCCCGCGTCCACTCGGGCTACCAGCGCCGCCTCTGA
- the RBM14 gene encoding RNA-binding protein 14 isoform X4, with protein MRPGIKLFVGNVPEEATAEELSELFAGAAGPVLGIALMKQFAFVHLRDEAAAARAITQLNGHQLHGRRIVVEPSRPRPTNTCKIFVGNVSAACTSGELRSLFQQYGTVVECDVVKGTVPSAVCLTSQITAA; from the exons ATGCGTCCCGGCATAAAGCTCTTCGTGGGCAATGTCCCCGAGGAAGCGACGGCGGAGGAGCTGAGCGAGCTGTTCGccggcgccgccgggcccgTGCTCGGTATCGCCCTCATGAAACAGTTCGCTTTCGTACACCTCCGGGatgaggcggcggcggcccgcgCCATCACCCAGCTCAACGGCCACCAGCTGCACGGTCGCCGCATCGTGGTCGAGCCCTCCCGGCCTCGGCCCACCAACACCTGCAAGATCTTCGTCGGTAACGTCTCGGCCGCCTGCACCAGCGGCGAGCTGCGCTCGCTCTTCCAGCAGTACGGCACCGTCGTCGAATGCGACGTGGTGAAAG GTACGGTTCCGAGCGCCGTCTGTCTGACCTCTCAGATTACCGCCGCTTAG
- the CCS gene encoding copper chaperone for superoxide dismutase isoform X2 — protein MATAGPTGSSCRLEFAVQMRCQGCAEAVRAALDGAPGVRLLELRLEAQTVLVETTAAAERVRELLEKSGRRAVLKGMGGSDDASLGAAVAALCGPGAVRGLVRFLQVSPTRCLVDGAVDGLPPGPHGLHVHEFGDLSRPCDSCGGHFNPDGECHGGPQDQHRHVGDLGNIWADGEGRASFRMEDSRLKAGLWRGGSRSRALPEPQTCLFLRRPDPLGGAGPDHGDPRPHGNPQPHCDPRPHCDPRPHRGPGPPPLGASPREQ, from the exons ATGGCGACAGCGGGGCCTACCGGGAGCAGCTGCCGG ctggAGTTCGCAGTGCAGATGCGATGCCAGGGCTGCGCAGAGGCCGTGCGGGCAGCGCTGGACGGAGCCCCag GCGTGCGGCTGCTGGAGCTGCGGCTGGAGGCGCAGACGGTGCTCGTGGAGACGACGGCGGCGGCCGAGCGGGTgcgggagctgctggagaagtcGGGGCGCCGGGCGGTGCTGAAAGGGATGGGGGGCTCCGACGACg CGAGCCTGGGCGCGGCGGTGGCGGCTCTCTGCGGCCCGGGCGCGGTGCGGGGCCTGGTGCGGTTCCTGCAGGTTTCGCCGACGCGGTGCCTGGTGGACGGCGCCGTCGATGGGCTCCCGCCGGGCCCCCACGGGCTCCACGTCCACGAATTCGGGGACCTTTCGCGCCCCTGTGACAG CTGCGGCGGCCACTTCAACCCCGACGGGGAGTGCCACGGGGGACCCCAGGACCAGCACCGG CACGTCGGAGACCTGGGGAACATCTGGGCCGACGGCGAGGGCAGAGCCAGCTTCCGCATGGAGGACTCGCGCCTGAAG GCTGGCCTGTGGCGTGGTGGCTCGCGCAGCCGGGCTCTTCCAGAACCCCAAACGTGTCTGTTCCTGCGACGGCCTGACCCTCTGGGAGGAGCGGGACCGGACCACGGCGACCCCCGGCCCCACGGcaacccccagccccactgcgaCCCCCGGCCCCACTGCGACCCCCGGCCCCACCGTGGCCCCGGCCCCCCACCTCTAGGAGCCTCCCCGAGAGAGCAATAA
- the CCS gene encoding copper chaperone for superoxide dismutase isoform X1 translates to MATAGPTGSSCRLEFAVQMRCQGCAEAVRAALDGAPGVRLLELRLEAQTVLVETTAAAERVRELLEKSGRRAVLKGMGGSDDASLGAAVAALCGPGAVRGLVRFLQVSPTRCLVDGAVDGLPPGPHGLHVHEFGDLSRPCDSCGGHFNPDGECHGGPQDQHRHVGDLGNIWADGEGRASFRMEDSRLKVWDIIGRSVVVDEGEDDLGRGSHPLSRVTGNSGPGLACGVVARAAGLFQNPKRVCSCDGLTLWEERDRTTATPGPTATPSPTATPGPTATPGPTVAPAPHL, encoded by the exons ATGGCGACAGCGGGGCCTACCGGGAGCAGCTGCCGG ctggAGTTCGCAGTGCAGATGCGATGCCAGGGCTGCGCAGAGGCCGTGCGGGCAGCGCTGGACGGAGCCCCag GCGTGCGGCTGCTGGAGCTGCGGCTGGAGGCGCAGACGGTGCTCGTGGAGACGACGGCGGCGGCCGAGCGGGTgcgggagctgctggagaagtcGGGGCGCCGGGCGGTGCTGAAAGGGATGGGGGGCTCCGACGACg CGAGCCTGGGCGCGGCGGTGGCGGCTCTCTGCGGCCCGGGCGCGGTGCGGGGCCTGGTGCGGTTCCTGCAGGTTTCGCCGACGCGGTGCCTGGTGGACGGCGCCGTCGATGGGCTCCCGCCGGGCCCCCACGGGCTCCACGTCCACGAATTCGGGGACCTTTCGCGCCCCTGTGACAG CTGCGGCGGCCACTTCAACCCCGACGGGGAGTGCCACGGGGGACCCCAGGACCAGCACCGG CACGTCGGAGACCTGGGGAACATCTGGGCCGACGGCGAGGGCAGAGCCAGCTTCCGCATGGAGGACTCGCGCCTGAAG GTCTGGGACATCATCGGGCGCTCGGTGGTGGTGGACGAGGGCGAGGACGACCTGGGCCGGGGCTCCCACCCGCTCTCCCGGGTGACGGGCAATTCGGGGCCGGG GCTGGCCTGTGGCGTGGTGGCTCGCGCAGCCGGGCTCTTCCAGAACCCCAAACGTGTCTGTTCCTGCGACGGCCTGACCCTCTGGGAGGAGCGGGACCGGACCACGGCGACCCCCGGCCCCACGGcaacccccagccccactgcgaCCCCCGGCCCCACTGCGACCCCCGGCCCCACCGTGGCCCCGGCCCCCCACCTCTAG